One uncultured Pseudodesulfovibrio sp. genomic window carries:
- a CDS encoding zinc ribbon domain-containing protein, whose product MTFLLPGVHNVPVITCTKCGAKNSDDTLACPRCGNKLQSSRIAAPSNEPAVDAPLEPFRHQGVPGDLLRSLKRMLEAWAYVLILAGVATACIVYKIWWPLYPAVVLIALLLWFRKV is encoded by the coding sequence TTGACCTTTCTCCTTCCCGGCGTTCATAACGTCCCTGTGATCACCTGTACCAAATGCGGAGCCAAGAACTCCGACGACACCCTGGCCTGTCCCCGATGCGGCAACAAGCTCCAGTCATCCAGAATTGCCGCACCGAGCAATGAGCCCGCTGTGGACGCGCCCCTGGAGCCTTTCCGCCATCAGGGTGTGCCCGGCGACCTTCTGCGCTCCCTCAAGCGCATGCTCGAAGCCTGGGCTTACGTCCTGATTCTCGCCGGGGTGGCCACTGCCTGCATCGTCTACAAGATCTGGTGGCCCCTCTACCCAGCCGTCGTCCTCATAGCCCTCCTGCTCTGGTTCAGGAAGGTGTAG
- the purU gene encoding formyltetrahydrofolate deformylase — protein MTESKESTVRLLITCPDQPGIVAAVSGYLHRKNANIIHSDQHSTDPEGGRFFMRNEFFLPGLDTDGLDELRQEFAEEVTNGFVMDWSLNPVWEPKKMVILCSKVDHALMELLWRWKRGDLETEVAMVISNHPTLRREVENFGVPFHHVPVGPSLRDKVTAEDTMIELMDGQVDLIVLARYMQILTSDFVKRYPNRIINIHHSFLPAFVGADPYRRAHERGVKLIGATAHYVTEKLDEGPIIEQDVIRVTHSHDVDDLKRLGGDIERHVLARAVKWHLEDRVIVDGNKTIVFRR, from the coding sequence ATGACCGAATCCAAGGAAAGCACCGTCCGGCTGTTGATCACCTGCCCGGACCAACCCGGCATCGTCGCCGCGGTATCCGGCTACCTGCACCGGAAAAACGCCAACATCATCCACTCGGACCAGCACTCCACCGACCCCGAAGGCGGACGGTTCTTCATGCGCAACGAGTTCTTCCTGCCCGGCCTGGACACGGACGGCCTGGACGAGCTGCGCCAGGAGTTCGCCGAAGAGGTCACCAACGGCTTTGTCATGGACTGGTCGCTGAATCCCGTATGGGAACCCAAAAAGATGGTCATCCTCTGCTCCAAGGTGGACCACGCGCTCATGGAGCTGCTCTGGCGGTGGAAGCGCGGCGACCTGGAGACCGAAGTGGCCATGGTCATTTCCAACCACCCGACCCTGCGGCGCGAGGTGGAGAACTTCGGAGTGCCTTTCCATCATGTACCCGTCGGCCCGTCCCTGCGCGACAAGGTCACGGCCGAGGACACCATGATCGAGCTCATGGACGGACAGGTGGACCTCATCGTGCTCGCCCGGTACATGCAGATCCTGACCTCGGATTTCGTCAAGCGCTACCCCAACCGGATCATCAACATCCACCACTCGTTCCTGCCCGCCTTCGTGGGCGCGGACCCGTACCGCAGGGCGCACGAACGCGGCGTCAAACTCATCGGCGCGACGGCCCACTATGTCACTGAGAAGCTGGACGAAGGGCCGATCATCGAGCAGGACGTCATCCGCGTGACCCACAGCCACGATGTGGACGATCTCAAGAGGCTGGGCGGCGACATCGAACGGCACGTCCTGGCCCGGGCCGTAAAATGGCACCTGGAGGACAGGGTCATAGTGGACGGCAACAAGACCATCGTCTTCCGTCGCTAA
- a CDS encoding D-sedoheptulose 7-phosphate isomerase produces MSESALHKVMDHASAGLAARKAFFDTKAELVVEISRAMAVCLAGGGKVMFCGNGGSAADSQHLAAEFTNRFRMERPPLPGLALTTDTSALTAIGNDYSFDEVFSKQLLALGRPGDMLVGFSTSGTSTNVIRAMREAKRNDIVTVGMTGQSGAEMASVSDFLVTVPSGDTAVIQEIHIAAGHMFCHLVDHFLFEAVAELTPYLPESKG; encoded by the coding sequence ATGTCTGAATCCGCTTTGCACAAAGTGATGGACCACGCCTCGGCCGGGTTGGCCGCCCGCAAGGCCTTCTTCGACACCAAGGCGGAACTGGTGGTAGAGATATCCCGGGCCATGGCGGTATGCCTGGCCGGAGGTGGTAAGGTCATGTTTTGCGGCAACGGCGGTTCCGCCGCCGACAGCCAGCACCTGGCCGCCGAGTTCACCAACCGGTTCCGTATGGAACGGCCGCCGCTGCCGGGCCTGGCCCTGACCACCGATACCTCGGCCCTGACCGCCATCGGCAACGACTATAGCTTTGACGAGGTCTTCTCCAAACAGCTGCTCGCCCTGGGGCGTCCCGGAGATATGCTTGTGGGCTTCTCCACGTCCGGCACCAGCACCAACGTCATCCGGGCCATGCGCGAGGCCAAGCGCAACGACATCGTCACCGTGGGCATGACCGGGCAGAGCGGCGCCGAGATGGCATCCGTGTCCGACTTCCTGGTGACCGTGCCTTCCGGCGATACCGCCGTCATCCAGGAAATCCATATCGCGGCCGGACACATGTTCTGCCACCTGGTGGACCACTTCCTGTTCGAGGCCGTGGCCGAGTTGACTCCGTACCTGCCGGAATCCAAGGGTTAG
- a CDS encoding ribonucleoside triphosphate reductase, whose translation MPSQIMKRDGRLETWSTNRIAQAIFKALSASGIKDPLLAKRLARKVEKKLDGMDIPEQEHVQNMVEQVLMEGRQYDIAKKYILYREKRRQLRSQKAAYLDIKDVIDTYLDQADWRVNENANMTHSFQGLMLHLSGTVQARYALEKYPEEIRLAHEHGYFHIHDLSFGLAGYCAGWSLRDLLLEGFNLEGRASAGPARHFDTALGQMNNFLGTLQNEWAGAQAFNNVDTYLAPFIREDGLSYDQVLQCMQKFVFNLNTTSRWGGQSPFTNLSFDLVAPKHIAKEPIIVGGRYHEELTYADFQEEMDMINEAYIEVMLGGDHSDRIFSFPIPTYNVTEDFPWESEIGEKLMKLTAKYGVPYFQNFISSDLSPEDVRSMCCRLQMDLRELRNKTGGLFGAGDLTGSIGVVTLNLPKLAYLAQSEDDFLDLVEEYAELAKDSLEYKRKIINNNLESGMFPWSRRYLKNGYKGHFSTIGLLGGHEACLNLIGKGIETEGGVRLMRRTLNHLRRITSRFQEETGNLYNLEATPAEGTSYRLAKIDKSLYADIKTQGNGTPYYTNSTQLPVGISEDVLYALEHQNQLQPLYTGGTVFHTFLGEAVTDPKSLKNFILKAFSKTKIPYISVTPTFSICKEHGYILGEHFECPTCGQEAEVYTRIVGYYRPVSRWNKGKQAEYTDRVVFSDCLCN comes from the coding sequence ATGCCAAGCCAAATCATGAAGAGAGACGGCCGGCTGGAAACCTGGTCGACTAATCGCATCGCACAGGCCATTTTCAAGGCGCTCAGCGCCAGCGGGATCAAAGACCCGCTTCTCGCCAAGCGGCTGGCCCGCAAGGTCGAGAAGAAACTTGACGGCATGGACATCCCCGAGCAGGAGCACGTCCAGAACATGGTCGAGCAGGTCCTCATGGAGGGCCGCCAGTACGACATCGCCAAGAAGTACATCCTGTACCGCGAGAAACGCCGTCAGCTCCGCTCCCAGAAAGCGGCGTACCTGGACATCAAGGACGTTATCGACACCTACCTTGATCAGGCCGATTGGCGCGTGAACGAAAACGCCAACATGACCCATTCCTTCCAGGGGCTCATGCTGCATCTGTCCGGCACGGTCCAGGCTCGCTACGCGCTGGAGAAATACCCCGAGGAAATCCGCCTTGCCCACGAGCACGGCTATTTCCACATCCATGATCTTTCCTTCGGCCTCGCCGGATACTGCGCGGGCTGGTCCCTGCGCGACCTGCTGCTGGAAGGCTTCAACCTGGAAGGCCGCGCCTCGGCCGGTCCGGCACGGCACTTCGACACCGCGCTCGGCCAGATGAACAACTTCCTGGGCACCTTGCAGAACGAATGGGCCGGAGCCCAGGCGTTCAACAACGTGGACACCTACCTCGCCCCGTTCATCCGCGAGGACGGCCTTTCCTACGATCAGGTGCTCCAGTGCATGCAGAAGTTCGTCTTCAACCTGAACACCACCTCTCGCTGGGGCGGCCAGTCGCCGTTCACCAACTTGTCTTTCGATCTGGTGGCTCCCAAGCACATCGCCAAGGAGCCCATTATTGTCGGCGGCCGGTACCATGAGGAACTGACCTACGCTGACTTCCAGGAAGAGATGGATATGATCAACGAGGCGTACATCGAGGTCATGCTCGGCGGCGACCACTCCGACCGTATCTTCTCCTTCCCCATTCCGACCTACAACGTCACCGAAGACTTCCCCTGGGAGTCGGAGATCGGCGAAAAACTCATGAAGCTGACCGCCAAATACGGCGTGCCCTACTTCCAGAACTTCATCAGCTCCGACCTGAGCCCCGAGGACGTGCGCTCCATGTGCTGCCGGCTCCAGATGGATCTTCGCGAGTTGCGCAACAAGACCGGCGGACTGTTCGGCGCGGGCGACCTGACCGGCTCCATCGGCGTGGTCACCCTGAACCTGCCCAAGCTCGCCTATCTGGCCCAAAGCGAGGATGACTTCCTCGACCTGGTCGAGGAATACGCCGAGCTGGCCAAGGATTCCCTGGAATACAAGCGCAAGATCATCAACAACAACCTCGAGTCGGGCATGTTCCCCTGGTCCAGGCGCTATCTCAAGAACGGCTACAAGGGCCACTTCTCGACCATCGGCCTGCTCGGTGGGCACGAGGCCTGCCTGAACCTCATCGGCAAAGGCATCGAGACCGAGGGCGGCGTGCGCCTCATGCGCCGTACGTTGAACCACCTGCGCCGCATCACCAGCCGCTTCCAGGAAGAGACCGGCAACCTCTACAACCTCGAAGCCACGCCCGCCGAAGGCACCAGCTACCGGCTGGCCAAGATCGACAAATCGCTCTACGCCGACATCAAGACCCAGGGCAACGGCACGCCGTACTACACCAACTCCACCCAGCTGCCCGTGGGCATCTCCGAGGACGTGCTCTACGCACTGGAACACCAGAACCAGCTCCAGCCGCTGTACACCGGCGGGACCGTGTTCCACACCTTCCTGGGCGAGGCCGTGACCGATCCGAAATCCTTGAAGAACTTCATCCTCAAGGCGTTTTCCAAGACCAAGATCCCGTACATCTCCGTGACGCCCACCTTCTCCATCTGCAAGGAGCACGGTTATATTCTGGGCGAACACTTCGAATGCCCCACCTGCGGCCAGGAGGCCGAGGTCTACACCCGCATCGTGGGCTACTACCGCCCGGTTTCCCGGTGGAACAAGGGCAAGCAGGCGGAATACACCGACCGCGTGGTCTTCAGCGACTGCCTGTGTAACTAA
- a CDS encoding anaerobic ribonucleoside-triphosphate reductase activating protein: MNEPKGAWNFVRGFENLSLCDWPGRTSCIIFLGGCNLRCPTCHNFQLAWDMQSLPVLDPQRVKAYLRDRAGWLDGVTISGGEPTTVPGVGELAFEIKKTGMPVKMDSNGMRPEVVAELLEEKLVDTFAVDVKGPWAKYPSLTGNAVSEIAARANMARIFEMADALPGAFYFRITQVPGLTQADIDVAQSYLPPNHELTIQKYVPPRRTPEHAKPNHEERRPAGNLVD, encoded by the coding sequence ATGAACGAGCCGAAAGGGGCCTGGAATTTTGTTCGCGGGTTCGAGAATCTGAGCCTGTGTGATTGGCCCGGAAGGACATCCTGCATCATCTTTCTTGGCGGCTGCAATCTGCGCTGCCCCACCTGCCACAACTTCCAGCTAGCCTGGGACATGCAGTCACTGCCCGTCCTCGATCCGCAGCGCGTCAAAGCGTATCTGCGAGACCGGGCCGGATGGCTGGACGGCGTGACCATCTCCGGCGGCGAGCCCACCACGGTTCCCGGCGTGGGCGAACTGGCCTTCGAAATCAAGAAGACCGGCATGCCTGTGAAGATGGACAGCAACGGCATGCGCCCCGAAGTGGTCGCCGAACTCCTTGAGGAAAAACTCGTGGACACCTTTGCCGTGGACGTTAAAGGCCCCTGGGCCAAATACCCGTCCCTGACCGGCAACGCGGTATCCGAAATCGCCGCTCGCGCGAACATGGCCCGCATCTTCGAGATGGCCGACGCCCTGCCTGGGGCTTTTTACTTCCGTATCACCCAGGTCCCCGGGCTGACCCAAGCCGACATCGACGTCGCGCAAAGCTATCTGCCCCCCAACCACGAACTGACAATTCAGAAATACGTGCCCCCAAGGAGGACGCCGGAGCATGCCAAGCCAAATCATGAAGAGAGACGGCCGGCTGGAAACCTGGTCGACTAA
- a CDS encoding mechanosensitive ion channel domain-containing protein, producing MNLDLSLDLPVTLIQTNPILDIAAKSVLLLLAGLLAFFLARWLLVRGARVFARRTRSKFDNILLESGFFSRAALLAPAPVFFWGLEFFSGLKGLLDHLIFAYLAVSVVLVLAKLMDALSALYRTFKVSSRRPIKGYVQLIKLFIYILGGVSVVAILLGESPWGLLSGIGAMTAVLMLVFRDTILSLVAGIQMSANDLLHTGDWIEMPAMNADGSVIDIALNTVKVQNWDMTVTAIPTFKFLDTPFKNWESMTRSGARRVKRSIMIDQSSIRFADNALKERLMAVQHLAPFIEMRQKEIDTANQASSADPSSPLNGRRMTNIGLFRHYALEYLHSHPKIRQDMTLLVRQLQPHADDGLPLEIYCFTSETAWALHEDIKSDIMDHLLAALPEFGLRAYQRNALIDGRASF from the coding sequence GTGAACCTCGACCTGTCCTTAGACCTTCCTGTCACCCTCATTCAGACCAACCCGATTCTGGACATAGCGGCCAAAAGCGTCCTGCTTCTGCTGGCCGGACTGCTCGCCTTTTTCCTGGCCCGCTGGTTGCTGGTGCGGGGCGCCCGCGTCTTTGCCCGGCGCACGCGCAGCAAGTTCGACAACATCCTGCTCGAATCGGGGTTCTTTTCCCGGGCCGCGCTCCTGGCCCCGGCCCCTGTCTTCTTCTGGGGGCTGGAATTTTTCTCCGGCCTCAAAGGACTCCTCGACCACCTCATCTTTGCCTACCTGGCCGTAAGCGTGGTGCTGGTCCTGGCCAAGCTCATGGACGCCCTGTCCGCCCTGTACCGCACCTTCAAGGTCTCCAGCCGCCGTCCGATCAAGGGATACGTCCAGCTGATCAAGCTGTTCATATACATTCTCGGTGGAGTCTCGGTGGTGGCCATCCTTCTCGGAGAGTCGCCCTGGGGCCTTCTCTCCGGTATCGGTGCCATGACCGCAGTGCTCATGTTGGTCTTCCGCGACACCATCCTCTCCCTGGTGGCGGGCATCCAGATGTCGGCCAACGACCTTCTTCATACCGGGGACTGGATCGAAATGCCCGCCATGAACGCTGACGGCTCGGTCATCGACATCGCACTGAACACGGTCAAGGTCCAGAACTGGGACATGACCGTTACGGCCATCCCGACCTTCAAGTTCCTGGACACCCCGTTCAAGAACTGGGAGAGCATGACCCGAAGCGGCGCGCGCAGAGTGAAGCGGTCGATCATGATCGACCAGTCTTCCATCCGGTTTGCGGACAACGCGCTCAAGGAACGGTTGATGGCCGTTCAGCACCTGGCCCCCTTCATCGAGATGCGCCAGAAGGAAATCGACACGGCCAACCAGGCCTCGTCGGCCGACCCGTCCTCGCCCCTCAACGGCCGCCGCATGACCAACATCGGGCTGTTCCGGCACTACGCCCTGGAATATCTCCACTCACACCCCAAGATCCGCCAGGACATGACGCTACTGGTGCGTCAACTCCAGCCCCATGCCGACGACGGTCTCCCCCTGGAGATTTACTGTTTCACCAGCGAGACCGCGTGGGCTCTGCACGAAGACATCAAGTCCGACATCATGGATCATCTCCTGGCCGCCCTGCCCGAGTTCGGCCTGCGCGCCTACCAGCGTAACGCCCTGATAGACGGCCGGGCATCGTTCTAG
- a CDS encoding DNA-binding protein — translation MDYKAKLKQEGYTRYRGAVDASVYEYFNCDCSWKAQWYLKKGHYRCCGCKERCETRDPEGFQLFLDLG, via the coding sequence ATGGATTATAAAGCAAAGCTCAAACAGGAAGGATACACCCGGTACCGGGGCGCTGTTGACGCCTCGGTGTACGAGTATTTCAACTGCGACTGTTCGTGGAAGGCCCAGTGGTACCTGAAAAAGGGCCACTACCGCTGCTGCGGCTGCAAGGAGCGGTGCGAAACCCGAGATCCCGAAGGGTTCCAGCTTTTCCTCGATCTGGGATAA
- a CDS encoding DJ-1/PfpI family protein, translated as MEKVALILTQGFADWEYGLIAGTGGPFYGLDTGFFTPNTGEIRSMGGLKAFIPDGVEAIRDWSPKVIVVIGGTIWETDDAPVLDDLLLAHHSRGGVVAGICGGTLALARAGLLDDVRHTSNDADYLHRHAPGYAGSELFVPVPEAVVDNRVITAPGTAPAAFAAAVFESAGLDHDAALAFRKMLGAEHGAE; from the coding sequence ATGGAAAAAGTGGCTCTCATCCTCACGCAGGGATTCGCAGACTGGGAATACGGACTCATAGCCGGAACAGGCGGCCCGTTTTACGGTCTGGACACCGGTTTTTTCACGCCAAATACAGGTGAGATCCGCTCCATGGGCGGGTTGAAGGCCTTCATACCCGACGGAGTGGAGGCGATCCGCGATTGGTCACCTAAAGTGATCGTCGTCATAGGCGGGACCATCTGGGAGACCGATGACGCCCCGGTTCTCGACGACCTGCTCCTGGCCCACCATTCTCGGGGAGGCGTCGTGGCCGGCATCTGTGGCGGCACGCTGGCCCTGGCAAGGGCCGGACTGCTGGACGACGTCCGACACACGTCCAATGACGCCGACTACCTCCACCGTCACGCGCCGGGCTATGCCGGGTCGGAGTTATTTGTGCCCGTCCCGGAGGCGGTTGTGGACAACCGGGTGATCACTGCGCCCGGCACGGCCCCGGCCGCATTCGCGGCGGCGGTCTTCGAGAGCGCGGGCCTTGACCATGACGCGGCTCTAGCGTTCCGCAAAATGCTGGGCGCGGAGCACGGCGCAGAATAA